The proteins below are encoded in one region of Sulfolobus islandicus Y.N.15.51:
- a CDS encoding molybdopterin-dependent oxidoreductase codes for MKLTNRRNFLKLLLISSSLLVLGRLSISEMQHAQNGLTPFGSWYVVQYSQIVPDILLNNYVLTVDGDVENPVQLTYQNLLNMPSIEVKDTIQCVSDPYFLRANVVWKGVPLSNIIEIVKPKPSVIKVVGYGADGYTADLPIEKANDPNVLVTYMADGKPLPQVHGYPVRLSVPGWWGYTYIKWLVRLHFTSKNILGYWESLGYPDYAKK; via the coding sequence ATGAAGCTAACAAATAGGAGGAATTTCTTAAAATTACTCCTCATATCCTCATCGTTGTTGGTCTTGGGTAGGTTATCAATTAGTGAAATGCAACATGCTCAAAATGGTTTAACACCATTTGGTTCTTGGTATGTAGTTCAATATAGTCAAATCGTACCAGATATTCTACTAAATAACTATGTTTTAACGGTAGATGGTGATGTCGAGAACCCGGTACAATTAACTTATCAAAATTTACTTAACATGCCTTCAATTGAGGTTAAGGATACAATACAATGCGTTTCGGACCCCTATTTTCTAAGAGCAAATGTAGTTTGGAAGGGAGTACCATTGAGCAATATAATCGAAATAGTTAAACCTAAGCCTAGTGTAATAAAAGTAGTTGGTTACGGTGCTGATGGCTACACTGCAGATTTGCCTATAGAAAAGGCAAATGATCCAAATGTGCTAGTAACTTACATGGCTGATGGTAAACCATTGCCACAAGTTCATGGCTATCCAGTTAGGCTTTCAGTACCAGGATGGTGGGGTTATACTTACATTAAATGGCTAGTTAGGCTTCATTTCACATCTAAAAACATTTTAGGCTATTGGGAATCTCTGGGGTACCCTGATTATGCGAAAAAGTAA
- a CDS encoding helical membrane plugin domain-containing protein — translation MEEGGVQTIDKLIEQLIESREAIESFLKLINALQKTGILPLLVGIVNSLDHNLAFLAEQNAMLIRNVNVIYGVLSGKEEAKDISLTELIKQLNDPDVKRGLYLLLKILKAIGSASKEV, via the coding sequence ATGGAAGAGGGAGGAGTTCAAACCATTGACAAGCTAATTGAACAATTAATTGAGAGTAGAGAAGCCATCGAGAGTTTTTTGAAACTAATTAACGCTCTACAAAAGACTGGAATCTTGCCATTGCTAGTAGGAATTGTGAATAGTCTCGACCACAATTTGGCCTTTTTAGCCGAGCAAAACGCAATGTTGATAAGGAATGTTAATGTAATATATGGTGTACTTAGTGGGAAAGAGGAAGCTAAGGATATTAGTTTAACTGAATTAATTAAACAGCTTAACGACCCAGACGTAAAGAGAGGACTATATTTATTACTAAAGATACTTAAGGCGATTGGAAGTGCAAGTAAAGAGGTTTAA
- the fdhF gene encoding formate dehydrogenase subunit alpha — translation MIFMSIKIAIDNKEIVANEGETILSVLKRNGIYIPHICYNEGLVPIESCDSCLIEVNGKLVRACSTRVKDGMNISVNSKRSMEARKNAISRILRYHKLYCSMCENNNGDCVLHESVIKLNINSQKYIEKPYQVDDSGPFYVYDPSQCILCGRCVEACQDFAVNEVIWINWDLNPPRVVWDNGNPIGNSSCVNCGTCVTVCPVNALMEKSMVGEAGYLTWINNDLKKKAIEAIGKAEDNFSLLMTFSEIEANARSSQIKKTKTVCIYCGVGCSFEVWTKGRKILKVEPKPESPANGILTCVKGKFGWDFVNSPERITKPLIREGDRFREASWDEAISYIAKRLKEIKERYSPDSIGFIASDKMSNEEAYLLQKLSRAVIGTNNVDNSARYCQAPATIGLWRTVGIGADSGTIKDIENANLIIIVGHNTTESHPVIGSKVKRAKKIKGSKIVVIDVRKHEIAEKADLFIKPKPGTDAAVLAGVTKYLIDQGWVDKEFIDKKVNGFEEFKESIKGFTLDYVESITGVPREKIVKLAEIVHNASSVAVLWGMGVTQHLGGADTSTIISDLLLITGNYGKPGSGAFPMRGHNNVQGVSDFGCLPNYLPGYQKLEDENIIGKFEEAWGVKLNRKAGLQIPQMIEGVLEGKIHALYIVGEDTVMVDCGTPLTKQALEKVDFLVVQDMFMTETAKLADVILPATASLEKDGTFVNTERRIQRFYKAMEPMGDSKPDWEIIQMVANALGANWSYKHPAEIMDEIAKLCPIFAGVSYSRLEGFNSLLWPVNEDGSDIPLLYTNAFATKDGKAILYPLTWKPPELKDEVHKVTVNTGRVLEHFHVGNMTRRVEGLRRKVPETFVEVSKELASKYSIKDGDLVLVKSKFGGEIRARAIVSDRVEGEEIFIPLYASDPSKGVNNLTGLVIDKASGTPGYKDTPVVIEKIEEGKGGSPLPLDNWRFHVNERRRQIGIEVEKKWKREEFKPLTS, via the coding sequence ATGATTTTTATGTCAATAAAAATAGCTATAGATAATAAAGAGATTGTAGCTAACGAAGGAGAGACAATTTTATCAGTCCTAAAGAGGAATGGCATTTATATTCCACACATATGTTACAATGAAGGACTAGTTCCCATAGAAAGCTGTGATTCCTGCCTAATTGAGGTTAATGGGAAACTAGTTAGAGCTTGTTCAACAAGGGTCAAAGATGGAATGAACATTTCAGTCAACTCTAAAAGATCTATGGAAGCAAGGAAGAACGCAATCTCAAGGATACTGAGATATCATAAGTTGTACTGCAGCATGTGTGAAAATAATAATGGGGATTGCGTTCTTCACGAGTCTGTAATAAAATTGAATATTAACTCTCAGAAGTACATTGAAAAGCCTTATCAAGTTGACGATAGTGGACCCTTCTATGTATATGATCCATCTCAATGTATATTATGTGGAAGATGTGTTGAGGCTTGCCAAGATTTTGCAGTAAACGAGGTAATATGGATTAATTGGGATCTCAATCCCCCAAGGGTAGTTTGGGATAATGGTAATCCAATAGGTAACTCCTCATGCGTGAATTGCGGTACATGTGTTACTGTTTGCCCAGTTAACGCATTAATGGAGAAGTCAATGGTAGGGGAGGCTGGCTATCTCACCTGGATTAATAATGATTTAAAGAAAAAGGCAATAGAGGCTATAGGGAAAGCTGAGGATAACTTTAGCTTATTAATGACTTTTAGTGAAATTGAGGCTAATGCTAGAAGTTCGCAAATAAAAAAGACTAAAACAGTGTGTATATACTGTGGTGTTGGATGCTCATTTGAGGTTTGGACCAAGGGTAGAAAGATATTAAAAGTTGAGCCAAAACCAGAATCTCCTGCAAATGGTATTCTAACTTGCGTAAAGGGTAAGTTTGGATGGGATTTCGTAAATAGTCCAGAGAGAATTACTAAGCCTTTAATAAGGGAAGGAGATAGGTTTAGAGAAGCTAGTTGGGATGAGGCCATTTCATATATAGCTAAAAGGTTAAAGGAGATTAAGGAGAGGTATAGTCCAGATTCCATTGGCTTCATAGCATCGGATAAGATGAGCAATGAAGAGGCTTATCTACTGCAGAAATTATCAAGGGCTGTAATAGGTACTAACAATGTAGATAACTCAGCAAGATATTGTCAAGCTCCAGCAACAATTGGATTATGGAGAACAGTGGGAATAGGCGCTGATTCGGGTACAATTAAGGACATTGAAAACGCTAACCTAATTATAATTGTTGGGCACAATACCACTGAGAGTCATCCCGTGATAGGAAGTAAGGTAAAGAGGGCTAAGAAGATTAAGGGTTCAAAGATTGTGGTAATCGACGTTAGAAAACACGAGATCGCTGAAAAGGCTGACTTGTTTATCAAACCTAAGCCTGGTACTGACGCAGCAGTCTTAGCTGGTGTTACTAAATACCTTATTGATCAAGGATGGGTTGATAAGGAATTTATCGATAAGAAGGTTAATGGCTTTGAGGAGTTTAAGGAATCCATAAAGGGATTCACATTAGATTACGTGGAAAGTATAACCGGTGTTCCTAGAGAGAAAATAGTTAAACTTGCTGAAATTGTTCATAATGCAAGTAGTGTAGCAGTGCTATGGGGAATGGGAGTAACTCAACATTTAGGCGGAGCTGATACTTCAACGATAATTTCAGACCTATTGCTCATAACTGGAAATTATGGGAAACCGGGTAGTGGGGCATTCCCAATGAGAGGTCATAATAACGTTCAAGGAGTTAGTGATTTCGGTTGTTTACCTAATTATTTACCCGGATATCAAAAACTAGAGGATGAAAACATAATAGGGAAATTCGAGGAAGCTTGGGGTGTTAAGTTAAACAGAAAAGCTGGATTACAGATACCACAGATGATCGAAGGTGTACTAGAGGGAAAAATTCACGCGTTATATATAGTTGGCGAGGATACTGTAATGGTTGATTGTGGAACTCCTTTAACTAAACAAGCTTTAGAGAAAGTAGACTTCCTAGTGGTACAAGATATGTTCATGACTGAGACTGCAAAGCTAGCTGATGTAATATTGCCCGCAACTGCTAGCCTAGAGAAGGATGGTACATTCGTTAATACCGAAAGGAGAATACAAAGGTTTTACAAGGCTATGGAACCAATGGGTGATTCTAAACCTGACTGGGAAATAATACAAATGGTTGCTAACGCATTAGGAGCAAATTGGAGCTATAAACATCCAGCAGAGATAATGGATGAGATAGCTAAACTATGTCCTATATTCGCTGGAGTTAGCTATTCAAGATTAGAAGGGTTTAATAGTCTATTATGGCCAGTTAATGAGGATGGAAGCGATATCCCGTTGCTTTATACAAATGCCTTTGCTACTAAAGATGGTAAGGCTATACTTTATCCATTAACCTGGAAGCCACCAGAACTAAAGGATGAAGTTCACAAAGTGACTGTAAATACTGGAAGGGTATTAGAGCACTTCCATGTAGGTAATATGACTAGGAGAGTTGAGGGTTTGAGGAGAAAAGTTCCAGAGACATTTGTAGAGGTCTCTAAAGAGTTAGCCTCTAAGTACTCCATCAAAGACGGTGACCTTGTGCTTGTTAAGTCCAAATTCGGTGGAGAAATTAGAGCGAGGGCTATAGTTAGTGATAGGGTAGAGGGCGAGGAGATCTTTATACCTCTATATGCATCAGATCCTTCCAAAGGTGTAAATAACTTAACTGGGTTAGTGATAGATAAGGCTAGTGGCACTCCAGGGTATAAGGATACGCCGGTTGTTATCGAGAAAATAGAAGAGGGCAAGGGTGGGAGCCCCTTACCCTTAGATAATTGGAGATTTCACGTGAATGAAAGGAGAAGACAAATAGGTATAGAGGTGGAGAAGAAATGGAAGAGGGAGGAGTTCAAACCATTGACAAGCTAA
- a CDS encoding PEP/pyruvate-binding domain-containing protein produces MNYTYLLEEVSLSMVSIVGRKSAYLGELYKMGFNVPKGFIVSSRGVNEAIKDLDDEIRGILSSVNLNDTTDLEKKSEMIKNMIIMSKLPEEMEKEIYERFSQLGSKYVAVRATATSPLSGASFAGEYETDLFVTKENLIPSIKRVIASYFNPRAIAYRILTHNEAGMAIFVQTMINPVSAGTAFSIHPITEEPDYVFIESSFGLGESVTRGMVTPDQYIVSKTTRSLVSKRISEKVMKLTYDFEDRKIKSVELSKEEASAESLSDNDAIRIANMVIAVENIFKRNINIEWAMEDKKVYLLEVRGIRRLYPEF; encoded by the coding sequence ATGAATTATACATACTTGCTAGAGGAAGTTAGTTTATCCATGGTTTCAATTGTAGGTAGAAAAAGTGCCTACCTAGGCGAATTATATAAGATGGGATTCAACGTCCCTAAAGGGTTCATAGTGTCGTCAAGAGGAGTAAATGAGGCGATTAAAGATCTGGACGATGAAATAAGAGGAATACTATCTTCTGTTAATCTAAATGATACGACAGATCTCGAAAAGAAAAGTGAAATGATCAAAAACATGATCATAATGTCGAAATTACCTGAGGAAATGGAAAAAGAAATATACGAGAGATTCTCTCAACTGGGTTCAAAATACGTCGCAGTAAGGGCTACAGCCACATCTCCCTTAAGTGGTGCAAGTTTCGCTGGTGAGTATGAAACCGATTTATTTGTTACTAAGGAAAATCTCATTCCGAGTATTAAGAGAGTTATTGCGTCGTATTTTAACCCAAGGGCAATAGCTTATAGAATTCTGACTCATAATGAAGCTGGAATGGCAATTTTCGTCCAAACAATGATAAACCCGGTTAGTGCAGGGACTGCGTTCTCAATACATCCCATAACTGAAGAACCAGACTACGTATTTATAGAGTCATCTTTTGGTCTAGGCGAAAGTGTAACAAGAGGCATGGTCACTCCAGATCAATATATAGTGAGCAAGACTACTAGATCACTGGTAAGTAAAAGGATTTCTGAGAAGGTCATGAAACTAACTTACGATTTCGAGGACAGAAAGATAAAGAGCGTAGAACTGAGTAAGGAGGAAGCATCAGCTGAAAGCCTAAGTGATAATGATGCCATAAGGATTGCAAACATGGTTATAGCTGTAGAAAATATATTTAAGAGAAATATAAATATTGAATGGGCAATGGAAGATAAAAAAGTGTACTTATTGGAAGTGAGAGGGATTAGGCGATTATACCCCGAATTTTAA
- a CDS encoding DUF3211 domain-containing protein, translating to MEWQKTIKTKHDADTIVKILADPEFFIPLVLPVRKFLLNSNKLYRCEGAIGRLPVIFQGGEYIGSYNITHVIEFERPPGVSGKINIQAIEDKINITILLQNLYIIYLPLRVYISNKLNELEETFDEKIRLERIKRKL from the coding sequence ATGGAATGGCAGAAGACAATAAAGACAAAACACGATGCCGATACGATAGTCAAAATACTTGCTGATCCAGAATTTTTCATACCTTTAGTTCTGCCAGTTAGGAAATTTCTTCTAAATTCTAATAAATTATATAGGTGTGAAGGAGCCATAGGAAGATTACCAGTTATTTTCCAAGGTGGAGAATATATAGGTTCTTATAATATTACTCATGTTATTGAATTCGAAAGACCACCTGGTGTCTCCGGGAAAATAAATATTCAAGCTATTGAGGATAAAATAAATATTACCATATTACTCCAGAATTTGTATATAATATATTTGCCGCTGAGGGTATATATATCCAATAAATTAAATGAACTGGAGGAAACATTTGATGAGAAAATTAGATTAGAGAGAATAAAGAGAAAACTCTAG
- a CDS encoding potassium channel family protein, producing MDKGKIWNRIVIPILENLVAPYSVFKRIYIQIMLLGVAVLINAIVFVNYQHLDWISAIYAGVNVVTTVGLYSPNIYQMTSTEKIILTLTIILAVGLYTSIIQSIVATLISRVTWNDAKARWRGRHMKGHTILIGNGTEILSAVRRLNRLGVDYIVLTSSKDIANNNRGDAVILGDPKDDNNLISAGVNYAKNAIVIMENDMEALLITLKLQKLNPPLKVIVAIRDYSLTDIFKTAGADLVIPREDIIGRIAASAALSINIAGLIFPERTGDMIIGIFEVKKAKKISDLPSEVVPLAIIRNNKIDPYFNKDTELKPRDQLIILGSPSTFQKVRELLELPD from the coding sequence GTGGATAAGGGCAAAATTTGGAATAGGATAGTTATACCGATCCTGGAAAATCTTGTTGCGCCATATTCAGTATTTAAGAGAATCTATATTCAAATAATGCTATTAGGTGTAGCAGTACTCATTAATGCAATAGTTTTTGTGAACTACCAGCATCTAGACTGGATTTCCGCAATTTACGCTGGAGTGAATGTAGTAACAACAGTAGGATTATATTCACCGAACATTTACCAAATGACTTCTACCGAAAAGATAATACTAACGTTGACTATTATCCTTGCGGTAGGATTATATACTAGCATAATACAGAGTATTGTAGCTACCTTAATAAGTAGGGTTACATGGAATGACGCAAAAGCTAGATGGAGAGGTAGACATATGAAAGGTCATACTATTTTAATCGGTAACGGTACTGAAATACTAAGTGCCGTTAGGAGGCTAAATAGACTTGGTGTGGATTACATTGTGTTGACCAGTTCTAAAGACATTGCGAACAATAATAGAGGAGATGCGGTAATTCTAGGTGATCCTAAGGATGATAATAACTTAATTTCAGCTGGTGTCAATTACGCAAAAAACGCTATAGTCATAATGGAAAACGATATGGAAGCTCTATTAATAACACTTAAGCTACAGAAACTTAACCCTCCCCTTAAGGTAATAGTTGCAATTAGGGATTACTCGTTAACTGATATCTTTAAGACAGCTGGTGCAGATTTGGTAATACCTAGAGAAGATATTATAGGTAGAATAGCTGCAAGTGCAGCACTCTCAATCAATATTGCGGGCTTAATATTTCCAGAAAGGACTGGAGATATGATAATTGGAATCTTTGAAGTCAAAAAAGCGAAGAAGATTAGCGATTTACCTAGTGAAGTAGTTCCGTTGGCTATTATAAGGAATAATAAAATAGACCCTTATTTCAATAAGGATACTGAGCTAAAACCTAGAGATCAGTTGATAATCTTAGGAAGTCCGTCGACTTTTCAAAAGGTTAGGGAGCTACTAGAATTACCGGATTAA
- a CDS encoding winged helix-turn-helix domain-containing protein has translation MRVERRKRGTMEIMLDILRSCDPECGVTRVIYGAGINYSVAQKYLDQLIKVGALSIKTENGKKIYGITEKGKLLRMHIEEFIKIRENLNLAREKVIELLKTNFR, from the coding sequence ATGCGAGTTGAACGACGTAAAAGAGGAACAATGGAAATAATGCTTGATATATTGAGGAGTTGTGATCCAGAATGTGGTGTTACAAGGGTAATATATGGTGCGGGTATAAATTATTCGGTAGCTCAAAAATATTTAGATCAATTAATAAAAGTAGGCGCTTTAAGCATTAAAACTGAAAATGGAAAAAAGATTTATGGAATAACTGAAAAGGGTAAATTACTGAGGATGCATATTGAAGAGTTTATAAAGATAAGGGAGAATTTAAATTTAGCTAGAGAGAAAGTCATAGAACTTCTAAAAACCAACTTTCGATGA
- the fdhD gene encoding formate dehydrogenase accessory sulfurtransferase FdhD — MQVKRFNLVRVKENEEYKDSDFVAVEEPLNIRVCFEKCEDFAIIMRTPGHDKELSLGFLYSEGVINSIHDVESIEQVKNNAVEVRLSKPVKVRIRDLIVNSSCGVCGRAFLYTLNILKSDLKVKKELIFSFPEKLREKQSVFNISGGLHATALFDPHGELLLIYEDVGRHNAVDKVVGKLLLEDKVPASNYIMQVSGRLGYEIVSKGIKAGIPIVCGISAPTSLAIEIAEEAGLTLIGFLRGKSFNIYTHDERIY, encoded by the coding sequence GTGCAAGTAAAGAGGTTTAACTTAGTAAGGGTTAAGGAGAATGAGGAATATAAGGATAGCGATTTCGTTGCAGTAGAGGAACCATTAAATATAAGGGTTTGTTTTGAAAAGTGTGAAGATTTCGCCATAATAATGAGAACGCCAGGGCATGATAAAGAGCTTTCCTTAGGTTTTTTATATTCTGAAGGTGTAATAAACTCTATTCATGACGTTGAGAGTATTGAGCAAGTGAAGAATAATGCTGTCGAGGTTAGATTAAGTAAGCCAGTTAAAGTAAGAATAAGAGACTTAATTGTAAATTCAAGTTGTGGAGTTTGTGGTAGAGCTTTTCTATATACGTTAAATATACTTAAATCAGATCTGAAAGTTAAAAAAGAGCTGATTTTCTCGTTTCCAGAAAAATTGAGGGAGAAACAGAGTGTGTTTAACATTAGCGGAGGTCTCCACGCTACGGCGTTATTTGATCCTCACGGAGAATTATTGCTTATATATGAGGATGTGGGGAGACATAATGCTGTTGATAAGGTAGTTGGTAAACTTCTATTAGAGGATAAGGTTCCAGCAAGTAATTACATTATGCAAGTTAGCGGAAGATTAGGATATGAGATCGTTAGCAAAGGGATAAAAGCGGGAATACCGATAGTATGTGGAATTTCAGCTCCTACTAGCCTAGCTATTGAAATTGCCGAAGAAGCTGGACTAACTCTTATAGGTTTTCTACGGGGAAAAAGTTTCAACATTTACACTCATGATGAAAGAATATATTAG